One genomic region from Mycobacterium basiliense encodes:
- a CDS encoding PPE family protein, whose product MNFQVLPPEINSVLLHSGAGSGPLLTAAAAWDGLAAELGSAATSFGSVTAGLAAGSWQGAAAAEMAAAAAPYAGWLNAAAAAAEATAGQARALVGVFEAALAATVDPMVVAANRAVLTSLALTNVFGQNTAAIGAAEAEYELMWAQDVAAMAGYHGGASAAVSALQAFGPTAQAVAGSPGGLLGEFFNALLTAPKTLSFNAGLANVGNGNIGSANIGDFNFGAANVGGRNLGLGNIGGGNVGFGNFGSTNIGFGNSGLAAGLPGLGNIGLSNAGSGNFGFGNLGVGNVGLANNGTGNIGIGLVGDNLTGIGPLNSGASNIGLFNSGTGNVGFFNSGTGNFGLFNSGSYNTGIGNSGMASTGMFNSGDFNTGVANAGNLNTGSFNPGSFNTGDFNPGNTNTGWLNTGNINTGFANSGDVNTGALIRGNYSNGVLWVGDYQGLFGLSAGTSIPAIPIGLDLNTGIGPITLEPIQILPTIPLNIHHTFEFGPLVVPDITVPPIGGGFGIPIGVGPLTISYAVLFGTQIFNTTFPIGPLAGLGVINIPNITITNDADSSIILSAGPTTIDTRIDQFPLVLDWHTPTITLFPNYLTIPRIDLLANTFVGTPGFTIPGFTIPTSAIPLTIDIDGQIDAFSTPAITIDRIPLNVGAGVTIGPVPIQGINVPAVPGFGNTTVAPSSGFFNSGAGGVSGFGNFGSGMSGWFNQAHDMVAGAGSGLLNAGSLSSGVLNFGSGVSGLYNTSVLGVGTPAVVSGFGNVGQQLSGLLAAGTVLQQSPIVDFGLADVGSFNVGGGNVGGFNFGVANVGDGNLGWGNVGDGNIGLGNLGDGNFGLGNAGLAGLMGHNLGWGNAGGGNVGFANVGQGNIGLANSGSGNIGIGLSGNNLTGIGGLNSGSGNIGLFNTGTNNVGFFNSGSGNWGLFNSGSYNTGVGNSGVGSTGLFNVGDFNTGVANPGSYNTGNFNVGDTNTGDLNPGSVNTGWLNTGDSNTGFANSGNVGTGAFMTGNYSNGLLWRGNYEGLFGAYFGPTISQFPITVHATGGAGPLHVAPIPVPALHFDITNASVGLGPFTVPPITVPAIPIDAAGSVDLSQVTVAPTVLFHELTGHINADIGPIIFKQPLVRLASFHTQVLDLNLGDGIVINLYGITGGYGPLSVAFNLDSTPLILFPNGFTIPAQTPVTVGLSGGNDAFTFFSPTGLEFPKASAGVTNLSGGLDAFTLLPSGFTIDTVPATFKGVAEIGPIPIPIINVPAVPGFGNTTVAPSSGFFNSGAGGVSGFGNFGSGMSGWFNQAHDMVAGAGSGLLNAGSLSSGVLNFGSGVSGLYNTSVLGVGTPAVVSGFGNVGQQLSGLLAAGTVLQQSPIVDFGLADVGSFNVGGGNVGGFNFGVANVGDGNLGWGNVGDGNIGLGNLGDGNFGLGNAGLAGLMGHNLGWGNAGGGNVGFANVGQGNIGLANSGSGNIGIGLSGNNLTGIGGLNSGSGNIGLFNTGTNNVGFFNSGSGNWGLFNSGSYNTGVGNSGVGSTGLFNVGDFNTGVANPGSYNTGNFNVGDTNTGDLNPGSVNTGWLNTGDSNTGFANSGNVGTGAFMTGNYSNGLLWRGNYEGLAGLYYGITIPEFPIHFTSTGSVGSIAIPDTTILPPLHLGVTGDANYQFIVPDIPIPAIHIGIDGVANVGFTAPAATLLSALSLGTIATGPVVVGPLFIPEITNVTFTLPIVGFQSGSIFPFPLGDIVSLPPMTIPIDLITEPIALDAISFSNSIPINIPPIDIAATLIQGISMSEVLPINLSVDIPAVAISGISTEPIPLDFDLLTSVGPIDIPIINVPAVPGFGNSTTLPSSGFFNSGMGGGSGFGNTGSIMSGWFNQASSSMVGAISGLGNAGSFTSGLVNSGTDISGLLNVSSLDVGLPGVISGFGNLGHNVSGLSYEGLLTLLSGGGGSGSGSGGSGSIIDSLIAELRYINPLNVFDLANVGDYNVGFANVGDFNLGAGNVGDVNFGWGNLGGNNVGLGNLGDSNFGAGNIGNGNVGLGNSAFAGLTGRNLGWGNAGTDNVGFANVGQGNLGLANSGSGNIGIGLSGSNLTGIGGLNSGADNLGLFNSGTGNVGFFNTGTGNWGLFNSGSYNTGIANAGIASTGLFNAGDFNTGVANAGSYNTGSFNAGSFNTGDVNPGYVNTGWFNTGDTNTGWFNTGNVNTGAFNSGSFNNGALWTGDYHGLIGFSFGIDITGSTLVDLNETLNFGPINIDQIDIPGMSLFDIHEVFSVGPFTIDPINIPAIPLDIHQAMEIPPIVILPATTIAAQDIVIPLNSPPSPAPPPFTLPVLTVFLDNLFSGVDTWKVGSTSSTGFVDGYVTAPTQGISIYFAGSSGSTGSAVISIPTINIPEIGTSSIPLNIDVTGNILPAFTLFPGGLSIPESAIPFAIDASGALDPITIFPGGLTIDPLPLNLALNISVPDSHIPIINVPAVPGFGNTTVAPSSGFFNSGAGGVSGFGNFGSGMSGWFNQAHDMVAGAGSGLLNAGSLSSGVLNFGSGVSGLYNTSVLGVGTPAVVSGFGNVGQQLSGLLAAGTVLQQSPIVDFGLADVGSFNVGGGNVGGFNFGVANVGDGNLGWGNVGDGNIGLGNLGDGNFGLGNAGLAGLMGHNLGWGNAGGGNVGFANVGQGNIGLANSGSGNIGIGLSGNNLTGIGGLNSGSGNIGLFNTGTNNVGFFNSGSGNWGLFNSGSYNTGVGNSGVGSTGLFNVGDFNTGVANPGSYNTGNFNVGDTNTGDLNPGSVNTGWLNTGDSNTGFANSGNVGTGAFMTGNYSNGLLWRGNYEGLFSLHYDLVVPKVPILDAHFTGGFGPVVIPPIPVPSVNMHLSGNAAMGSFTIPQIDIPEIHPNIVGSVNLGPITLAPGSIPGVDPVTATIDIGPSTTIGQMRLSPFIIWSSAPNPPTWYAFGRTYSALDLFPTGDIVLGDGGTTGPIHAVITGATQAFGLPTISVGQIPIGFTVPGGVDAITIFPGGLTFDGASLLNLNVTGGTPGATIPAINWPEIPASADGSLYVIPSNIPLIDIPATPGFGNTTTLPSSGFFNTGAGGGSGFVNFGAGMSGWWNQAHSALAGAGSGIANVGALNSGVLNWGSAVSGVYNTSGLSVATPAFVSGFGNVGQQLSGLLSGGSAVNPTNIVNFGLANVGSANIGLGNIGDFNFGNANLGGHNLGWGNIGDNNLGFANIGAGNLGWANSGLAAGLPGIGNVGLGNAGSDNMGLANAGAGNVGLANSGTGNIGIGLVGNNLTGIGGLNSGVGNVGLFNSGTGNIGLFNTGTGNFGLFNSGSYNTGIGNSGVASTGLFNAGDFSTGLANAGSYNTGSFNVGDINTGDFNPGSINTGWFNSGDSNTGILNAGNVNTGALITGNNSNGILWRGDHEGLVGLSLGYTIPLFPAVGADVTGGVGPITVLPSIHIPSIPLFLDTLGDIGPVTIPDIPIPTIRLGLGPTVNLGPFTVDPITLAFPGVSIGGQLSNIHMTSPATPSWVFRPSFSFVAFTIDGANASSSTLNGFTVAPFGFDNTTLTIPGFTMPLSGPLQVTLPLEVTIPGFTIPGGTLIPQVPLDFGLSAGTPAFDLPPVVIGRIPLELHAGSTIGPIDISILNIPATPGFGNSTTVPSSGFFNTGGGGGSGYGNFGSAMSGWFNAISDSALGSASGFANFGTQLSGLLNRGAGISGVYNRSTLDLITSAFISGFDNVGEQLSGLLFTGTGP is encoded by the coding sequence GTGAACTTTCAGGTGCTGCCTCCGGAGATCAATTCCGTGCTGCTGCACAGCGGTGCGGGGTCGGGTCCTTTGCTGACGGCCGCGGCGGCGTGGGACGGGTTGGCCGCCGAGCTGGGGTCGGCGGCCACTTCTTTCGGGTCGGTGACCGCCGGTTTGGCCGCTGGGTCATGGCAGGGCGCGGCGGCGGCGGAGATGGCGGCCGCGGCCGCCCCGTATGCGGGCTGGTTGAACGCGGCAGCGGCCGCGGCGGAGGCCACGGCCGGGCAGGCCAGGGCGCTGGTGGGTGTGTTTGAGGCGGCGTTGGCCGCAACGGTGGACCCAATGGTGGTGGCGGCCAATCGGGCGGTGTTGACGTCGTTGGCGTTGACAAATGTGTTCGGTCAAAACACGGCCGCGATTGGCGCGGCTGAGGCCGAGTACGAGCTGATGTGGGCCCAGGATGTGGCCGCAATGGCCGGCTATCACGGCGGCGCCTCGGCGGCAGTGTCCGCGTTGCAGGCGTTTGGCCCGACGGCGCAGGCGGTCGCCGGCTCGCCGGGTGGTCTGCTGGGTGAATTCTTCAATGCTTTGCTCACCGCTCCGAAGACACTCAGTTTTAATGCCGGATTGGCCAATGTTGGCAATGGCAATATCGGCTCGGCCAATATCGGCGACTTTAACTTCGGTGCGGCCAACGTCGGCGGGCGGAATTTGGGGCTGGGCAACATCGGCGGCGGCAACGTCGGTTTCGGGAATTTCGGTAGCACCAATATCGGGTTCGGCAATTCTGGGCTGGCCGCGGGCCTACCGGGCCTTGGCAATATCGGCCTGAGCAATGCCGGCAGCGGAAACTTTGGATTCGGTAACCTCGGCGTGGGCAATGTCGGGTTGGCCAACAACGGGACCGGCAACATCGGGATCGGGTTGGTCGGGGATAACCTGACCGGGATCGGGCCGTTGAACTCCGGGGCCAGCAATATCGGTCTGTTCAACTCGGGGACCGGCAACGTCGGCTTCTTTAACTCTGGGACCGGGAATTTCGGGTTGTTCAACTCGGGCAGTTACAACACCGGTATCGGCAATTCCGGGATGGCCAGTACCGGGATGTTCAACTCGGGTGATTTCAACACCGGTGTGGCGAACGCCGGCAATTTGAACACGGGCAGCTTCAACCCGGGCAGCTTCAACACCGGCGACTTCAACCCGGGTAATACCAACACCGGCTGGCTGAACACCGGCAACATCAATACCGGCTTCGCGAACTCGGGCGATGTCAACACCGGCGCCCTGATCAGAGGCAACTACAGCAACGGCGTGCTGTGGGTAGGCGACTACCAGGGCCTGTTCGGGCTGTCCGCCGGAACCAGCATTCCGGCAATCCCGATTGGGCTCGACCTAAACACCGGGATCGGGCCCATCACCCTCGAGCCCATCCAGATCCTTCCCACCATCCCGCTGAACATCCACCACACCTTCGAATTCGGACCACTCGTGGTACCGGACATCACCGTCCCCCCAATCGGCGGGGGCTTCGGGATTCCTATTGGAGTTGGCCCCCTCACCATCTCCTATGCGGTGCTCTTCGGCACCCAGATATTCAACACCACATTCCCGATCGGCCCACTAGCGGGCTTAGGGGTAATCAATATTCCCAACATTACCATAACTAATGATGCTGACAGCTCTATTATTCTTTCAGCCGGTCCGACCACTATCGACACTAGAATTGATCAGTTCCCTCTGGTTCTCGACTGGCACACCCCCACTATCACCCTGTTCCCGAACTACCTGACAATCCCCAGAATTGACCTGCTTGCTAACACGTTCGTGGGCACTCCCGGTTTCACCATTCCGGGATTCACCATTCCGACCAGCGCAATCCCGCTGACGATCGATATCGATGGTCAAATCGACGCTTTCAGCACCCCTGCGATCACGATTGATCGCATTCCGCTGAATGTCGGAGCCGGCGTCACTATCGGTCCGGTTCCGATCCAGGGGATTAATGTTCCGGCGGTTCCGGGGTTTGGGAATACGACGGTGGCGCCGTCGTCGGGGTTCTTTAATTCTGGTGCCGGTGGGGTGTCGGGGTTCGGGAATTTCGGTTCGGGGATGTCGGGTTGGTTCAACCAGGCCCACGACATGGTGGCGGGTGCGGGTTCGGGTTTGTTGAATGCTGGGTCGCTGTCGTCGGGTGTGTTGAACTTCGGTTCGGGGGTTTCGGGGTTGTACAACACCAGCGTGCTGGGTGTGGGGACCCCGGCGGTGGTGTCGGGGTTTGGCAATGTGGGTCAGCAGTTGTCGGGGTTGTTGGCGGCCGGGACCGTGTTGCAGCAGAGTCCGATTGTCGATTTCGGGTTGGCCGATGTGGGTTCGTTCAATGTCGGTGGCGGCAATGTGGGGGGCTTCAACTTCGGTGTGGCCAATGTTGGCGACGGGAATTTGGGGTGGGGCAACGTCGGCGACGGCAATATCGGGTTGGGCAATCTCGGCGATGGCAATTTCGGGTTGGGCAATGCGGGGTTGGCGGGCTTGATGGGCCACAATTTGGGGTGGGGTAATGCTGGTGGTGGCAATGTTGGTTTTGCCAATGTGGGGCAGGGCAATATCGGGTTGGCCAATAGTGGTTCCGGTAATATTGGGATTGGGCTTAGTGGGAACAACCTGACCGGGATCGGTGGGTTGAATTCGGGCAGCGGTAATATCGGGTTGTTTAACACCGGTACGAATAATGTTGGGTTCTTTAATTCCGGGAGTGGTAACTGGGGTCTGTTCAACTCGGGGAGTTATAACACCGGGGTTGGTAACTCGGGTGTGGGTAGTACCGGGTTGTTCAATGTTGGTGATTTCAACACCGGTGTGGCCAATCCGGGGAGTTACAACACGGGCAACTTCAATGTGGGGGATACCAATACCGGTGATCTCAACCCGGGCAGTGTCAATACCGGTTGGTTGAACACTGGCGATTCCAACACGGGTTTTGCCAACTCGGGCAACGTCGGCACCGGTGCGTTCATGACCGGCAACTACAGCAACGGCCTGCTGTGGCGCGGCAACTACGAAGGCCTATTCGGTGCCTACTTCGGGCCCACCATTTCCCAATTCCCGATCACCGTACATGCAACCGGCGGTGCGGGCCCGCTGCACGTCGCGCCCATTCCGGTCCCCGCTCTCCACTTCGACATCACTAATGCATCCGTCGGCCTGGGCCCGTTCACCGTTCCGCCCATCACCGTCCCCGCCATCCCGATCGACGCCGCGGGATCCGTCGACCTCAGCCAAGTCACCGTCGCGCCGACTGTGCTCTTTCACGAACTGACCGGACACATCAACGCCGATATCGGACCCATCATCTTCAAGCAGCCGCTTGTACGCCTAGCAAGTTTCCACACCCAAGTTCTGGATCTGAATCTTGGGGATGGCATCGTCATTAATCTCTACGGGATCACCGGAGGCTACGGTCCATTATCGGTGGCCTTCAACCTGGACAGCACCCCCTTGATCCTTTTCCCGAATGGCTTCACCATTCCTGCCCAAACTCCGGTCACCGTGGGCTTGTCTGGCGGGAATGACGCTTTCACCTTCTTCTCTCCGACAGGACTCGAATTCCCGAAAGCGTCGGCAGGCGTCACCAATCTCTCCGGAGGGCTGGACGCGTTCACGTTGCTGCCCAGCGGGTTCACTATCGACACCGTTCCGGCGACCTTCAAAGGCGTCGCTGAGATCGGCCCGATCCCGATTCCGATTATTAATGTTCCGGCGGTTCCGGGGTTTGGGAATACGACGGTGGCGCCGTCGTCGGGGTTCTTTAATTCTGGTGCCGGTGGGGTGTCGGGGTTCGGGAATTTCGGTTCGGGGATGTCGGGTTGGTTCAACCAGGCCCACGACATGGTGGCGGGTGCGGGTTCGGGTTTGTTGAATGCTGGGTCGCTGTCGTCGGGTGTGTTGAACTTCGGTTCGGGGGTTTCGGGGTTGTACAACACCAGCGTGCTGGGTGTGGGGACCCCGGCGGTGGTGTCGGGGTTTGGCAATGTGGGTCAGCAGTTGTCGGGGTTGTTGGCGGCCGGGACCGTGTTGCAGCAGAGTCCGATTGTCGATTTCGGGTTGGCCGATGTGGGTTCGTTCAATGTCGGTGGCGGCAATGTGGGGGGCTTCAACTTCGGTGTGGCCAATGTTGGCGACGGGAATTTGGGGTGGGGCAACGTCGGCGACGGCAATATCGGGTTGGGCAATCTCGGCGATGGCAATTTCGGGTTGGGCAATGCGGGGTTGGCGGGCTTGATGGGCCACAATTTGGGGTGGGGTAATGCTGGTGGTGGCAATGTTGGTTTTGCCAATGTGGGGCAGGGCAATATCGGGTTGGCCAATAGTGGTTCCGGTAATATTGGGATTGGGCTTAGTGGGAACAACCTGACCGGGATCGGTGGGTTGAATTCGGGCAGCGGTAATATCGGGTTGTTTAACACCGGTACGAATAATGTTGGGTTCTTTAATTCCGGGAGTGGTAACTGGGGTCTGTTCAACTCGGGGAGTTATAACACCGGGGTTGGTAACTCGGGTGTGGGTAGTACCGGGTTGTTCAATGTTGGTGATTTCAACACCGGTGTGGCCAATCCGGGGAGTTACAACACGGGCAACTTCAATGTGGGGGATACCAATACCGGTGATCTCAACCCGGGCAGTGTCAATACCGGTTGGTTGAACACTGGCGATTCCAACACGGGTTTTGCCAACTCGGGCAACGTCGGCACCGGTGCGTTCATGACCGGCAACTACAGCAACGGCCTGCTGTGGCGCGGCAACTACGAAGGCCTGGCAGGCCTGTACTACGGAATCACGATTCCCGAGTTCCCGATCCACTTCACTTCGACCGGGAGCGTGGGCTCGATCGCCATCCCGGACACCACCATCCTTCCCCCGCTGCATTTGGGTGTTACCGGGGACGCAAACTATCAATTCATCGTGCCGGACATCCCCATTCCGGCAATTCATATCGGCATCGACGGCGTCGCCAATGTCGGTTTCACCGCGCCAGCTGCCACCCTGCTTTCCGCACTGAGCCTGGGAACGATCGCGACAGGCCCGGTCGTGGTCGGACCGCTCTTCATTCCCGAAATCACCAACGTGACATTTACCTTGCCAATTGTTGGTTTCCAATCGGGTAGTATTTTCCCCTTCCCCCTCGGAGACATTGTCTCGCTTCCTCCGATGACCATACCGATCGACCTAATAACAGAGCCGATCGCACTCGACGCTATATCATTCAGCAACTCCATTCCCATCAACATTCCCCCTATCGATATCGCGGCGACGCTTATCCAAGGAATATCGATGTCCGAGGTCCTGCCGATCAATTTGTCGGTGGACATCCCGGCGGTAGCGATCTCGGGTATCAGCACCGAGCCTATTCCGCTGGATTTCGACCTGCTCACCAGTGTCGGGCCCATCGACATCCCGATCATCAACGTTCCGGCGGTGCCCGGCTTTGGGAACTCGACAACCCTGCCGTCGTCGGGCTTCTTCAACTCCGGTATGGGCGGCGGCTCCGGCTTTGGGAACACGGGCTCGATCATGTCAGGCTGGTTCAACCAGGCGTCGAGTTCGATGGTGGGAGCGATTTCGGGGCTGGGCAATGCAGGCAGCTTCACGTCGGGTTTGGTCAACTCCGGCACCGACATTTCGGGCTTGCTCAACGTGAGTTCGTTGGATGTGGGGCTGCCGGGGGTGATTTCGGGGTTCGGCAACCTCGGCCACAACGTTTCAGGTTTGTCCTACGAGGGCTTGCTGACGTTGCTCAGCGGCGGTGGCGGGTCGGGTTCGGGCTCAGGTGGATCGGGCAGCATCATCGACTCGTTGATCGCCGAGCTGCGGTATATCAACCCGCTCAATGTATTTGATCTCGCCAACGTCGGCGATTACAACGTGGGCTTTGCCAATGTCGGGGATTTCAACCTGGGTGCGGGCAACGTCGGGGACGTCAACTTCGGCTGGGGCAACCTGGGAGGCAACAACGTCGGCTTGGGCAACCTTGGTGACAGCAACTTCGGCGCGGGCAATATCGGCAACGGCAATGTAGGGCTGGGGAACTCGGCATTCGCGGGCCTGACCGGTCGCAACCTGGGTTGGGGCAACGCCGGTACCGACAATGTTGGTTTCGCCAATGTGGGGCAGGGCAACCTCGGGCTGGCCAACAGCGGTTCCGGCAATATCGGGATCGGGCTCAGTGGCAGCAACCTGACGGGGATCGGCGGGTTGAATTCCGGCGCAGACAATTTGGGCTTGTTCAACTCCGGGACCGGCAATGTCGGGTTCTTCAACACCGGCACCGGTAACTGGGGTTTGTTCAACTCCGGGAGCTACAACACCGGGATCGCGAACGCGGGCATAGCCAGCACCGGATTATTCAACGCGGGTGACTTCAACACCGGTGTGGCCAACGCGGGTAGCTACAATACGGGCAGCTTCAATGCGGGCAGCTTCAACACCGGCGATGTCAATCCGGGCTACGTCAACACCGGCTGGTTCAACACCGGTGACACCAACACCGGTTGGTTCAACACCGGCAATGTCAACACCGGTGCGTTCAATTCGGGCAGTTTCAACAACGGGGCCCTGTGGACCGGTGACTACCACGGGCTCATCGGCTTCTCGTTTGGCATCGACATCACCGGCAGCACCCTGGTGGACCTCAATGAAACCCTCAACTTCGGTCCCATCAACATCGATCAGATCGATATACCCGGAATGTCGCTGTTCGATATTCACGAGGTCTTTTCCGTCGGACCCTTCACCATCGATCCCATCAATATCCCCGCTATACCGTTGGACATCCACCAAGCGATGGAGATTCCGCCCATCGTGATCTTGCCGGCCACCACCATCGCGGCCCAAGACATCGTAATTCCCCTCAACAGCCCGCCAAGCCCCGCCCCGCCGCCGTTTACGCTGCCGGTCCTCACGGTGTTTCTAGACAACCTATTCTCCGGTGTCGACACCTGGAAGGTCGGTTCGACGAGTTCAACGGGATTTGTCGACGGGTACGTCACGGCGCCCACCCAGGGCATCTCAATCTATTTTGCCGGTAGTAGCGGATCGACCGGTAGCGCAGTTATCAGTATTCCGACCATCAATATCCCGGAAATCGGGACCTCGAGTATTCCGTTGAATATTGATGTCACGGGTAACATCCTGCCCGCATTCACCCTGTTCCCGGGTGGTCTATCGATTCCGGAGAGCGCCATTCCATTTGCGATCGATGCGTCAGGTGCGCTGGATCCGATCACGATTTTCCCGGGCGGCCTTACAATCGATCCACTTCCATTGAACCTGGCGCTGAACATCAGCGTGCCCGACAGCCACATCCCGATTATTAATGTTCCGGCGGTTCCGGGGTTTGGGAATACGACGGTGGCGCCGTCGTCGGGGTTCTTTAATTCTGGTGCCGGTGGGGTGTCGGGGTTCGGGAATTTCGGTTCGGGGATGTCGGGTTGGTTCAACCAGGCCCACGACATGGTGGCGGGTGCGGGTTCGGGTTTGTTGAATGCTGGGTCGCTGTCGTCGGGTGTGTTGAACTTCGGTTCGGGGGTTTCGGGGTTGTACAACACCAGCGTGCTGGGTGTGGGGACCCCGGCGGTGGTGTCGGGGTTTGGCAATGTGGGTCAGCAGTTGTCGGGGTTGTTGGCGGCCGGGACCGTGTTGCAGCAGAGTCCGATTGTCGATTTCGGGTTGGCCGATGTGGGTTCGTTCAATGTCGGTGGCGGCAATGTGGGGGGCTTCAACTTCGGTGTGGCCAATGTTGGCGACGGGAATTTGGGGTGGGGCAACGTCGGCGACGGCAATATCGGGTTGGGCAATCTCGGCGATGGCAATTTCGGGTTGGGCAATGCGGGGTTGGCGGGCTTGATGGGCCACAATTTGGGGTGGGGTAATGCTGGTGGTGGCAATGTTGGTTTTGCCAATGTGGGGCAGGGCAATATCGGGTTGGCCAATAGTGGTTCCGGTAATATTGGGATTGGGCTTAGTGGGAACAACCTGACCGGGATCGGTGGGTTGAATTCGGGCAGCGGTAATATCGGGTTGTTTAACACCGGTACGAATAATGTTGGGTTCTTTAATTCCGGGAGTGGTAACTGGGGTCTGTTCAACTCGGGGAGTTATAACACCGGGGTTGGTAACTCGGGTGTGGGTAGTACCGGGTTGTTCAATGTTGGTGATTTCAACACCGGTGTGGCCAATCCGGGGAGTTACAACACGGGCAACTTCAATGTGGGGGATACCAATACCGGTGATCTCAACCCGGGCAGTGTCAATACCGGTTGGTTGAACACTGGCGATTCCAACACGGGTTTTGCCAACTCGGGCAACGTCGGCACCGGTGCGTTCATGACCGGCAACTACAGCAACGGCCTGCTGTGGCGCGGCAACTACGAAGGCCTGTTTAGCCTGCACTACGACCTCGTGGTTCCCAAGGTCCCCATTTTGGATGCGCATTTCACCGGCGGATTCGGCCCCGTGGTCATTCCGCCCATCCCAGTCCCGTCGGTCAATATGCACCTGAGCGGAAACGCCGCGATGGGCTCCTTCACTATCCCTCAAATAGACATTCCCGAGATCCATCCCAACATCGTGGGAAGTGTCAACCTGGGCCCGATCACGCTCGCGCCCGGCAGCATTCCTGGTGTTGACCCCGTCACGGCGACCATCGATATCGGTCCGTCGACGACGATAGGGCAGATGAGGCTATCGCCGTTCATCATATGGAGTTCGGCTCCGAATCCTCCGACATGGTACGCATTTGGCCGGACCTATTCAGCGCTTGATCTATTCCCGACCGGGGACATCGTCCTAGGCGATGGCGGCACGACCGGTCCGATTCATGCCGTCATTACCGGTGCCACCCAGGCCTTCGGACTTCCGACAATCTCCGTTGGCCAAATCCCCATCGGCTTCACCGTGCCAGGCGGTGTCGACGCCATCACGATCTTCCCGGGTGGTTTGACATTCGACGGCGCATCATTGCTAAACCTGAATGTGACCGGAGGTACTCCGGGTGCCACTATCCCCGCGATCAACTGGCCGGAGATCCCGGCGAGTGCAGACGGGTCGCTTTATGTCATCCCGAGCAACATCCCGCTCATCGACATTCCCGCGACACCGGGTTTCGGCAACACCACCACGCTGCCGTCGTCAGGCTTCTTCAACACTGGCGCCGGCGGCGGATCGGGGTTTGTCAACTTCGGCGCGGGCATGTCGGGTTGGTGGAACCAGGCGCACAGCGCGCTGGCCGGGGCGGGCTCGGGCATTGCCAATGTCGGGGCGCTGAACTCGGGTGTGCTGAACTGGGGGTCGGCGGTGTCGGGGGTGTACAACACCAGCGGGTTGAGCGTGGCGACACCGGCTTTTGTGTCCGGCTTCGGCAATGTGGGCCAACAGCTGTCCGGTCTGCTATCGGGTGGGTCCGCGGTCAATCCGACCAACATTGTCAATTTCGGGTTAGCCAATGTCGGCAGTGCCAATATCGGACTCGGCAACATCGGCGACTTCAACTTCGGGAACGCCAACCTGGGCGGACACAACCTGGGCTGGGGCAACATCGGGGACAACAACCTCGGTTTCGCCAATATCGGTGCGGGCAACCTGGGGTGGGCCAACTCGGGTCTGGCCGCGGGGTTGCCGGGTATCGGCAACGTCGGGTTGGGCAATGCGGGTAGTGACAACATGGGCCTGGCAAACGCGGGCGCGGGCAATGTCGGGCTGGCCAACTCCGGTACCGGCAATATCGGGATCGGTCTGGTCGGAAACAACCTGACCGGGATCGGTGGCCTGAATTCCGGTGTGGGCAACGTTGGGTTGTTCAACTCGGGCACTGGCAACATCGGGCTCTTCAACACCGGTACCGGCAACTTTGGGTTGTTCAACTCCGGTAGCTACAACACCGGGATCGGCAACTCGGGTGTGGCCAGCACGGGATTGTTCAACGCCGGTGATTTCAGCACCGGTCTGGCCAATGCCGGTTCCTACAACACCGGCAGCTTCAACGTCGGTGACATCAACACCGGTGACTTCAACCCGGGCAGCATCAACACCGGCTGGTTCAATAGCGGAGACTCCAACACCGGAATCCTCAACGCCGGCAACGTCAATACCGGCGCCCTCATCACCGGCAACAACAGCAACGGCATCCTGTGGCGGGGTGACCACGAGGGCCTGGTCGGCCTCTCGCTGGGTTACACGATTCCGCTCTTCCCCGCCGTGGGCGCGGATGTGACCGGCGGAGTGGGCCCCATTACCGTGCTGCCGTCCATCCACATCCCGTCAATTCCGTTGTTCCTCGACACACTCGGCGACATCGGACCTGTCACCATTCCCGATATCCCCATCCCCACCATCCGCCTAGGCCTCGGCCCGACCGTGAATCTGGGGCCCTTCACCGTGGACCCCATCACCCTGGCCTTCCCGGGTGTTTCGATCGGAGGTCAGCTCTCGAATATCCACATGACCTCCCCCGCGACGCCCAGTTGGGTCTTCAGGCCCAGCTTCAGTTTCGTCGCGTTCACGATCGACGGCGCCAACGCGAGCTCGAGCACACTGAATGGATTCACCGTTGCACCCTTCGGGTTCGACAACACCACACTGACGATCCCGGGATTCACGATGCCCCTCTCGGGCCCGCTCCAAGTGACCCTGCCCCTAGAGGTGACAATTCCGGGCTTCACCATCCCAGGCGGCACCCTAATTCCGCAGGTCCCGCTGGACTTCGGACTGTCCGCTGGCACTCCGGCGTTCGACCTGCCGCCGGTCGTCATCGGCAGGATCCCACTGGAGCTGCACGCCGGTTCCACCATCGGCCCCATCGACATCTCCATCCTCAACATCCCGGCGACCCCAGGCTTCGGAAACTCGACCACTGTGCCGTCGTCGGGCTTCTTCAACACCGGCGGCGGCGGCGGATCGGGCTACGGGAACTTCGGGTCGGCCATGTCGGGCTGGTTCAACGCGATCTCGGATTCCGCGCTCGGCTCGGCCTCAGGCTTCGCCAACTTCGGCACGCAGCTGTCCGGCCTGCTCAACCGCGGCGCCGGGATCTCGGGCGTGTACAACCGGAGCACCCTCGACCTCATCACCTCGGCGTTCATCTCGG